The following proteins are encoded in a genomic region of Streptomyces lunaelactis:
- a CDS encoding formylglycine-generating enzyme family protein, whose amino-acid sequence MDASAVSEMIAVPPGQVTLSDRRTQRSWSVELAPYQLAAFTVTQALYAQITGQRPSTTQGDQLPVEGVSWWDAVRFCNALSQRDGFAPAYHLHADGEGIEWDASAGGYRLPTEAEWEHACRAGTTGPRYGPLDEIAWYRGNSHERIHDVGGKRPNPWGLYDMLGNVWDWCWDIYDAEVYGTYRVLRGGGWFDEHWSCRASARRRSHPSFQVDDVGFRIARSIVR is encoded by the coding sequence AAGCGAGATGATCGCTGTCCCTCCGGGGCAGGTGACGCTGTCGGACCGGCGGACGCAGCGCAGCTGGTCGGTCGAGCTTGCGCCGTACCAGCTCGCGGCGTTCACGGTCACCCAGGCGTTGTACGCACAGATCACCGGCCAGCGGCCAAGCACCACCCAAGGGGACCAGTTGCCCGTCGAGGGTGTTTCGTGGTGGGACGCGGTCCGGTTCTGCAACGCCCTGTCCCAACGCGACGGGTTCGCGCCCGCCTATCACCTCCATGCCGACGGCGAAGGCATCGAGTGGGACGCATCCGCCGGCGGGTACCGGCTGCCGACCGAAGCCGAGTGGGAGCACGCCTGCCGTGCCGGTACGACAGGACCGCGCTACGGGCCGCTCGACGAGATCGCTTGGTACCGCGGCAACTCGCACGAGCGAATCCACGACGTGGGCGGCAAGCGGCCCAACCCGTGGGGCCTTTACGACATGCTCGGCAACGTCTGGGACTGGTGCTGGGACATCTACGACGCCGAGGTCTACGGCACGTACCGGGTGCTACGGGGCGGTGGCTGGTTCGACGAGCACTGGAGCTGCCGGGCCTCCGCGCGGCGCCGCAGCCACCCGAGCTTCCAGGTCGACGACGTGGGATTCCGCATCGCGCGTTCCATCGTGCGCTGA